Within the Staphylococcus argenteus genome, the region TCACTTGCCCTTTTTTCAGCACAATATCTCCAGTTGTTGTCTCCTCGCCTTTCAAAGAAATATTTTCATTTTTAGTAAAAGGTTTTCGGATTGTAAAAGTATCTTCAAGTTCGATAGTTTGTTCAAACATAACGACTGCATCTGCACCTTCTGGAATTTGTGCCCCTGTCATAATTCTTACTGCCTCATGCTCACCTACAACTTTATTGGAAACTGATCCAGCACCAATATGATCAATCACTTTAAATTCAATACGATGTTGACCACTTGCACCTTGTGAATCTACGCTACGTATGGCGAAACCATCGTAAGGTGATTTATCAAATCTAGGAATATCGTATGTAGCAACTATATCTTCAGCTAAAATATGACCTAAACTATTTTCAAGTAAAACCTTTTGTGATGGCATCGTAATTTGTTGCTTAACGATTCGTTGTATTGCTTCTTTAACCGGAATTGGGTTTCTTTTTTCTACTACCATTAAAAATCATCTCCAAAACTTTTATTTTTTCATGATATACTGGATGCATTAGGAGGGGTAAAATGACTGAATTTACTCATATTAATCAACAAGGTCATGCAAAAATGGTCGACGTTTCTGACAAAAATATTACAAAAAGAACTGCTATCGCTCATTCAAGTATTACTGTAAATGAAACTATTTACAATCAAATAACAACAAATACCACTGCCAAAGGTAACGTATTAAATACTGCACAAATTGCTGGTATTATGGCAGCTAAAAATACATCAACAATTATACCTATGTGTCATCCTTTGCCATTGACTGGCATAGATATTTATTTTCAATGGGATGAAACACATGCACCAAACTATACATTAAATATACAAACAACAGTCTCAACTACTGGCAAAACTGGTGTTGAAATGGAAGCTTTAACTGCAGCTTCTGCTACCGCATTAACCATTTACGACATGACAAAAGCAGTCGATAAAGGAATGATTATTGGCGAAACATATCTTGAAAGTAAATCTGGCGGTAAATCTGGAGACTATCACCGATTGTCAAATAAGTAACCAATTATTTTGTTAGCTCATGAATCAGATGATTTAATTCTGGTTTAATGAGCTTTTCTAATGCCAATTTAACTGCACCCGTTGACCCTGGCACCGAGAAAATCAATTTATCATTAACTGTACCTGCAATAGCTCGAGATAATAAGGCACGGGTACCTACATCCTCTGCATAGCTTAAATATCTAAATAACTCTCCAAATCCTTCTATTTCTTTAGTAAGCATTGGTTTTACTGCTTCAATTGTTACATCCCTTTGTGCAATACCTGTTCCACCAGTTGTAATAATGACATCTATATCTTCATCTAACCACTGTTTAATTTGTGTTGTAATTGCTGTTATGTCATCTTTTACTATTTTATAATGTGCATCTGTCACTTCAACCTGCGCTTCTTGCAATAGTT harbors:
- the moaC gene encoding cyclic pyranopterin monophosphate synthase MoaC gives rise to the protein MTEFTHINQQGHAKMVDVSDKNITKRTAIAHSSITVNETIYNQITTNTTAKGNVLNTAQIAGIMAAKNTSTIIPMCHPLPLTGIDIYFQWDETHAPNYTLNIQTTVSTTGKTGVEMEALTAASATALTIYDMTKAVDKGMIIGETYLESKSGGKSGDYHRLSNK
- a CDS encoding MogA/MoaB family molybdenum cofactor biosynthesis protein encodes the protein MGEHKNVDLNRTVKAAVLTVSDTRDFTTDKGGRCVRELLQEAQVEVTDAHYKIVKDDITAITTQIKQWLDEDIDVIITTGGTGIAQRDVTIEAVKPMLTKEIEGFGELFRYLSYAEDVGTRALLSRAIAGTVNDKLIFSVPGSTGAVKLALEKLIKPELNHLIHELTK